The Flavobacterium praedii genome window below encodes:
- a CDS encoding SsrA-binding protein, giving the protein MFKILAQINKLIFPSFTKQRLDVSKAKKWQMAIIGYRYYVTTRALG; this is encoded by the coding sequence ATGTTTAAAATCCTTGCCCAAATCAACAAACTTATTTTTCCAAGCTTCACCAAACAAAGATTGGATGTTTCCAAAGCTAAAAAATGGCAAATGGCAATAATTGGATATCGTTATTATGTAACTACCAGAGCGCTTGGATA